In Gossypium raimondii isolate GPD5lz chromosome 12, ASM2569854v1, whole genome shotgun sequence, a single window of DNA contains:
- the LOC105763708 gene encoding uncharacterized protein LOC105763708, protein MSGDNFTDGIPKVRPVLGDISNRSVKRGFSSISEKLGFDSQEEADSQFAKQVRIGVETFIKEKSQKPEFEPNPNFLPTCCGDIDILKEDLVSVNDKFGEAKEGFELSDSDDTLEEGQGVAEVGCTLNENCRNEGEDLGFGRLASSEGGCIEWSRLPKSSSQSSRSFELERCLGLKNGGVNLNADSILKACSCSFCLKAAYIWSDLHYQDIKGRIAVLKKSQKEARILVQKSGRGKQTDMNSQGNANKSSKLESDLTSQWRSLFLNMEDIFVHEGNQLQASYTELKDLREDCKMDLERITGMPSEK, encoded by the exons ATGAGCGGAGACAATTTTACGGACGGGATACCCAAAGTCCGTCCGGTTTTGGGTGACATTTCAAATCGATCAGTTAAAAGAGGGTTTTCGTCGATTTCGGAAAAGTTAGGGTTTGATTCTCAAGAAGAAGCAGATTCGCAATTTGCAAAGCAAGTTCGTATAGGTGTAGAAACATTTATCAAAGAGAAATCTCAAAAACCCGAATTTGaaccaaaccctaattttttgCCTACTTGTTGTGGTGACATTGACATATTAAAAGAGGATTTAGTGTCGGTCAATGACAAATTTGGTGAGGCTAAAGAAGGGTTTGAATTGTCTGATAGTGATGATACGTTGGAAGAAGGTCAAGGTGTTGCGGAAGTAGGGTGTACATTGAATGAGAATTGTAGGAATGAGGGTGAGGATTTGGGCTTCGGTAGACTGGCATCGAGTGAAGGTGGGTGTATTGAGTGGTCGAGGTTGCCGAAGTCGTCCTCGCAGAGTTCtagatcatttgagttggagaGGTGTCTGGGACTCAAGAATGGTGGTGTGAATTTGAATGCCGATAGCATCCTCAAAGCTTGCTCTTGTTCTTTTTGCTTGAAAG CTGCTTACATTTGGTCGGACCTTCATTATCAGGATATCAAGGGTCGAATAGCTG TTTTGAAGAAAAGTCAGAAAGAAGCAAGAATTTTAGTTCAGAAAAGTGGCAGGGGGAAACAGACTGACATGAATAGCCAGGGAAATGCCaataaatcttcaaaattagaATCCGACCTCACTAGTCAGTGGAGATCACTCTTTCTTAACATGGAGGATATATTTGTCCATGAAGGCAACCAGCTT CAAGCCAGTTACACTGAACTAAAAGATTTGAGGGAGGATTGTAAGATGGATCTGGAGCGAATAACAGGGATGCCTTCAGAGAAATAG